A portion of the Bacillus thuringiensis genome contains these proteins:
- the hlyII gene encoding hemolysin II HlyII, which produces MKKAKEIAKCVAVVSVIMSGSFGLQATSAFADSKGTVENLQNGGKVYNSFKTTYDMKQNIKNSIKVSFIEDPYADKKIAIVTTDGSNIDAKYTINSGYYNAGLKWPSAYHTEAEITSGDSAQFHKAAPVNTMTSAKVTSEVGYTLGGSVKVGVNDKGPNADASITGSFAWKESVSYDQVDYKTVLETHTDKKLNWKVGFQSFNFPEWGIYNRDSFNTFYGNQLFMKSRSYNEGTNNFVSKDTVPALTGYGFSPNVVAVITADKTETTSDLKITNRRISDQYNIEWVSSKWWGTNNKDTYNEFFTNHYKLDWKNHQVTLDNQKALEEQMDSINSVNDKLNKGKGKLSLSMNGNQLKATSSNAGYGISYEDKNWGIFVNGEKVYTFNEKSTVGNISNDINKLNIKGPYIEIKQI; this is translated from the coding sequence TGCAGATTCTAAAGGAACTGTGGAAAATCTTCAAAATGGTGGGAAGGTCTATAATAGTTTTAAAACTACTTATGACATGAAGCAGAATATCAAAAATTCAATAAAAGTTTCTTTTATTGAGGATCCTTACGCAGATAAAAAGATTGCAATTGTTACCACTGATGGTAGTAATATAGATGCTAAATATACAATTAATAGCGGATACTATAACGCAGGTTTAAAATGGCCATCAGCCTATCATACTGAAGCAGAAATAACAAGTGGTGATAGTGCTCAATTCCATAAAGCTGCCCCAGTTAATACAATGACTTCAGCAAAGGTCACTTCTGAGGTAGGGTATACACTTGGTGGAAGTGTTAAAGTAGGAGTAAATGATAAAGGGCCAAATGCCGATGCAAGTATCACAGGTAGCTTTGCTTGGAAAGAAAGTGTATCTTATGATCAAGTAGATTATAAAACGGTATTAGAGACTCACACAGATAAAAAATTAAATTGGAAAGTAGGATTCCAATCATTTAATTTCCCAGAGTGGGGAATTTATAATCGTGATTCATTCAATACTTTCTATGGTAATCAACTATTTATGAAATCACGTAGTTATAATGAAGGAACGAATAATTTTGTTTCAAAAGATACAGTACCAGCTTTAACAGGATATGGTTTTTCTCCAAACGTAGTAGCGGTTATTACTGCTGATAAAACAGAAACTACATCAGATTTAAAAATAACAAATCGTAGAATTTCAGATCAGTACAATATCGAATGGGTAAGTTCAAAATGGTGGGGAACAAATAATAAAGATACATATAATGAATTCTTTACGAACCACTATAAATTAGACTGGAAAAATCATCAAGTTACTCTTGATAACCAAAAAGCCCTTGAAGAACAAATGGATAGTATCAACAGCGTGAATGATAAACTTAACAAAGGAAAAGGGAAATTATCTCTTTCAATGAATGGAAATCAACTCAAAGCTACGTCTAGCAATGCTGGTTATGGTATCAGTTACGAAGATAAAAATTGGGGTATCTTTGTAAATGGTGAAAAGGTCTATACTTTTAATGAAAAATCAACTGTAGGCAATATATCTAATGATATTAACAAATTAAACATTAAAGGACCTTATATCGAGATTAAACAGATTTAG